In Primulina eburnea isolate SZY01 chromosome 3, ASM2296580v1, whole genome shotgun sequence, one DNA window encodes the following:
- the LOC140825175 gene encoding serine racemase, translated as MEAKSKVSGAKYAADITSIREAQERISPYAYKTPVLSSETLNSISGRKLYFKCELFQKGGAFKFRGACNAVFSLTDDEAAKGVVTHSSGNHAAALSLAAKLRGIAAHIVIPKNAPRCKVENVMRYGGQIVWSEAAVTSRENVASKVMQDSGAVLIHPYNDGRIMSGQGTVSLEFLEQVPQLDTIIVPVSGGGLISGVAIAAKSINPAIRILAAEPRGADDAARSKEAGRIVTLPETKTIADGLRAFLGDLTWPVVRDLVDDIIIVEDKEIIEAMKLCYEILKVTVEPSGAIVLAAVLSHNFKNNPKWRDCGTIGLILSGGNVDLDVLWKAFS; from the exons ATGGAAGCGAAATCCAAAGTTTCTGGTGCTAAATATGCTGCTGACATAACTTCAATAAGAGAAGCACAAGAACGCATCAGTCCATACGCATACAAAACTCCAGTCTTGTCCTCGGAGACTCTAAATTCTATCTCTGGAAGAAAACTTTACTTTAAATGTGAATTGTTTCAGAAAGG TGGAGCTTTTAAATTCCGAGGTGCATGCAATGCTGTGTTTTCACTTACAGATGATGAAGCAGCTAAAGGGGTCGTAACACATAGCAG CGGTAATCATGCTGCAGCACTTTCTTTGGCTGCAAAACTGCGAGGAATAGCTGCACATATAGTCATTCCAAAAAACGCTCCAAGATGTAAAGTTGAGAATGTGATGCGTTATGGTGGTCAGATTGTTTGGAGTGAGGCAGCTGTTACATCTAGGGAGAATGTTGCCTCCAAGGTTATGCAAGATTCCGGGGCTGTTCTCATTCATCCATATAATGACGGGCGTATCATGAG TGGACAGGGAACTGTATCTCTGGAGTTCTTGGAACAAGTTCCTCAACTTGACACCATAATAGTTCCAGTTAGTG GGGGCGGTTTGATTTCAGGGGTGGCAATCGCTGCCAAGTCCATTAATCCTGCAATCCGAATATTGGCTGCTGAACCGAGGGGAGCAGATGATGCTGCTCGATCCAAGGAAGCTGGTAGAATTGTAACTTTACCCGAAACCAAGACCATAGCTGATGGTCTTCGAGCTTTTCTTGGAGATCTTACATG GCCTGTTGTTCGAGATTTGGTGGACGACATCATCATAGTCGAGGACAAGGAGATAATAGAAGCAATGAAACTTTGTTACGAAATTCTGAAGGTCACGGTGGAGCCAAGCGGAGCCATTGTCTTGGCAGCTGTTCTATCCCACAATTTCAAGAACAATCCTAAATGGAGAGACTGCGGAACCATAGGCCTTATACTCTCAGGAGGCAATGTTGATTTGGATGTGCTCTGGAAAGCCTTCAGTTGA